From a region of the Helianthus annuus cultivar XRQ/B chromosome 5, HanXRQr2.0-SUNRISE, whole genome shotgun sequence genome:
- the LOC110942610 gene encoding extensin-like: MTRSEEANSHPVENRDDVKFLVTSAELKAIVNEAVDKALARQYSEFSETHSKTLSAPHAKPKNHSEVRNKPPPASPKPKKDGDRHSSNENSVHPKKLVVIMPPRFLRGRGKGPVTGHGHEAGPSHRRTPSITMSTSPQEPWRLYVEPGRRSVSLSSSPSYQHSFGPNSENEPNNQPPAFIPLQRSNSHHSFGSPTPVFQSRFNPANLLPEPMGFNPLGPGDHFPEENDMDEDTDPVEPASGTPNHPIEISDGSSFHGSPYCGPDSYEERFRNIDWYFTPSEHSHHEQQQDPSVGHQFVAVTPPPPPPEEEDPYDGGPSSPIPDVNSVPVVPPLGFDNPIPAYAGSAAYNPFEQPAHTHYNYNYGYAEVDPYLVARDYNALHPEGPYGGPWTTVYPTYGYQHQPPPPPVYQPPQPPIQQEVLERLSQVEQEVREDHKERQGFFKGLSDLLKGKSKRRGH, from the exons ATGACTAGATCAGAGGAAGCCAATAGCCATCCGGTTGAGAACCGTGATGATGTAAAGTTCCTAGTAACCAGTGCCGAATTAAAAGCAATTGTAAATGAAGCAGTTGACAAAGCCTTAGCGCGACAGTATAGTGAATTCAGTGAAACCCACAGTAAAACCCTGTCTGCACCTCATGCTAAGCCAAAGAACCATTCTGAGGTTCGCAACAAGCCGCCACCTGCTTCTCCCAAACCTAAGAAAGATGGGGATCGTCATTcctccaatgaaaacagtgttcaccctAAAAAGCTTGTG GTCATTATGCCACCCAGATTCCTTCGAGGTAGAGGCAAAGGACCCGTGACAGGTCATggtcacgaagccgggccttcgcaccggcgaacCCCATCCATTACTATGAGCACCAGCCCGCAAGAGCCCTGGAGACTCTATGTCGAACCAGGAAGGCGATCAGTATCCCTTAGCTCCTCTCCTTCGTACCAACATTCATTTGGGCCCAATTCTGAAAACGAACCCAATAACCAGCCTCCAGCTTTCATACCTCTCCAAAGATCCAATTCTCACCATTCTTTTGGCAGCCCAACACCCGTCTTCCAAAGCCGGTTTAACCCGGCTAACCTTTTGCCTGAACccatgggttttaacccactcggaccgggAGACCACTTTCCAGAGGAGAACGacatggatgaggatactgaCCCCGTGGAGCCAGCATCAGGAACGCCGAACCATCCCATCGAAATATCAGATGGGTCATCATTCCATGGATCGCCATATTGTGGTCCAGACAGCTACGAGGAAAGGTTCCGAAACATTGACTGGTACTTCACACCGTCTGAACACTCGCATCAtgagcagcaacaggatccttcagTGGGTCATCAatttgtggcagtcacgccaccgccgccaccgcca gaggaagaagACCCCTATGATGGTGGTCCGTCAAGCCCCATACCAGATGTCAACTCAGTACCTGTGGTACCACCTCTGGGTTTCGATAACCCGATTCCTGCATATGCTGGGTCAGCGGCGtacaacccatttgagcagccggcacacacccactacaactacaactacggTTATGCAGAGGTAGATCCATACCTAGTAGCTCGGGATTACAATGCCCTTCATCCTGAAGGACCATATGGAGGGCCATGGACTACTGTttacccgacttatgggtaccagcatcaGCCACCTCCTCCGCCGGTGTATCAGCCGCCTCAGCCACCGATTCAACAGGAAGTCCTTGAGAGGCTGAGCCAAGTTGAACAAGAAGTTCGTGAAGACCACAAAGAGCGGCAAGGATTTTTCAAGGGGCTGTCAGATTTGCTTAAGGGGAAATCGAAGAGGAGGGGTCATTGA